In a single window of the Thunnus albacares chromosome 1, fThuAlb1.1, whole genome shotgun sequence genome:
- the LOC122983264 gene encoding serine protease 23-like, with translation MRSRFASILPLLFVLCLPSVFSSFSSRPQWILQHVPVVLPQHTESRPAPRFLSPARLDVNSPCDPECHKRAPRPSYWDLRGLLAYETLHSDGQLTETAIGIYGYSPSSNTSPAYSLGSSGKTERSHVRRKRQIFGHDGRFSIAGQNFLLKYPFSVAVKLSTGCSGTLVGDRHVLTAAHCVHDGKNYVKGAQRLRVGFLKPKQRETQSSTLFLPSNFSNYVEGGPAPYAPPTNDKMKFQWIRAKRTHVPKGWIKGNANDIGMDYDYALLELKKPHKRRHMKLGVSPPAQRLPGHRVHFSGFDNDRPGKLVYRFCQAGEETSDLLYQHCDAQPGASGSGVYARMWDGRRRRWERKVIGVFSGHQWVERQGASQEFNVAVRITPLKYAQICYWIKGNFVDCREG, from the exons ATGCGCTCCCG GTTTGCCTCCATCCTTCCCCTCCTGTTTGTCCTCTGCCTTCcctctgttttctcctccttctcatcaCGCCCACAGTGGATTCTCCAGCATGTTCCTGTGGTCCTCCCACAGCACACGGAAAGTCGACCGGCCCCTCGCTTCCTGTCCCCGGCCCGCCTGGATGTCAACTCGCCCTGTGATCCAGAATGCCACAAGAGAGCCCCTCGCCCGAGCTACTGGGACCTGCGGGGTCTTCTGGCCTATGAGACACTCCACTCTGATGGTCAACTTACTGAGACCGCCATTGGGATCTATGGCTACAGCCCCAGTTCTAACACTAGTCCAGCATACTCCTTGGGGTCGTCTGGGAAGACTGAGCGGTCACACGTCAGACGAAAGCGACAGATCTTTGGTCATGATGGGCGTTTCAGCATTGCAGGGCAGAACTTCCTGCTTAAATATCCTTTCTCAGTGGCTGTAAAACTGTCCACTGGATGCTCTGGTACCTTGGTGGGGGACCGTCATGTTCTCACAGCTGCTCATTGTGTTCACGATGGTAAAAACTATGTGAAAGGAGCCCAGAGGCTTCGGGTTGGGTTTTTAAAACCCAAGCAACGAGAAACACAGTCGTCTACCCTTTTCCTTCCCTCCAACTTCTCCAATTATGTTGAAGGTGGCCCCGCTCCTTACGCCCCGCCAACCAATGACAAAATGAAGTTCCAGTGGATCAGAGCCAAGCGCACCCATGTTCCCAAAGGATGGATTAAAGGGAATGCCAATGACATTGGGATGGACTATGACTATGCTTTGCTTGAACTCAAGAAACCCCACAAACGCCGCCACATGAAGCTGGGTGTCAGCCCTCCGGCTCAGAGGCTGCCTGGTCATCGAGTCCATTTCTCAGGATTTGACAATGACCGTCCAGGCAAACTGGTGTATCGGTTCTGTCAGGCCGGTGAGGAGACATCAGACCTGCTGTACCAGCACTGTGACGCTCAGCCCGGTGCCAGCGGGTCAGGAGTCTACGCTCGGATGTGGGATGGGCGACGCCGGCGCTGGGAGCGGAAGGTGATAGGTGTGTTTTCTGGGCATCAGTGGGTGGAGCGACAAGGGGCGTCTCAGGAATTTAATGTAGCAGTAAGAATCACACCTCTCAAATACGCTCAGATCTGCTACTGGATAAAAGGCAACTTTGTGGACTGCCGAGAAGGGTGA
- the tmem39a gene encoding transmembrane protein 39A, giving the protein MPGGRRGPSRQQLSRSALPSLQTLVGGNLGNGTGLRNRSSNSVGLSAPPLSALITPEPVRHSRIPELPLDSSLLFEFLLFLYLLVALFVQYINIYRTVWWYPYSHPAASTSLNFHLMDYHLAIFITVMLARRLVWTIVSEVSQSSGRSLVRYVVLIAARLSLLTMCGWVLCWTLVNLCKNHSVLNLLFLGYPFGVYVPLCCFHQEGGKSQTAPADCDYPADHQQTDLTETPFFRPRDFLFLLRENLREQFSSAPHMPTHTCPPHTHTHTPELIRAEVEELKSDFNRRIKEVLFNSLFSAYYVAFLPLCFVKSTQYYDMRWSCEHLIMVWINAFVMLMSQLLPPSYCDLLHRSAAHLGRWQKLEHGSYSNAPQHVWSESTIWPQGVLVRHSRCLYKAVGPYNVALPSDVSHARFYFLFHKPLRILNLLIWIESSVVLYQLYSLLRSERWNHTLSLGLILFCNYYVLFKLLRDRIVLGKAYSYPVSSNSLGLKSQ; this is encoded by the exons GAGCAGTAACTCAGTGGGTCTGTCCGCCCCGCCTCTCTCGGCCCTCATTACTCCGGAGCCGGTCCGTCACTCAAGGATCCCTGAGCTGCCGTTGGACAGCAGCCTGCTGTTTGAGTTCCTGCTCTTTCTTTATTTGCTGGTGGCCTTGTTTGTCCAGTACATAAACATCTACAGGACGGTCTGGTGGTACCCATACAGCCACCCTGCTGCCTCTACCTCGCTT AACTTTCATCTAATGGACTACCACCTGGCTATCTTTATCACAGTCATGTTGGCCAGGAGGCTCGTTTGGACTATAGTTTCAGAG GTGTCTCAGAGCAGCGGGAGATCGCTGGTCCGCTATGTGGTTCTAATCGCAGCAAGACTGAGCCTGCTCACCATGTGTGGCTGGGTGCTCTGCTGGACGTTGGTCAACCTCTGCAAGAACCACTCTGTACTCAACCTCCTGTTCCTGGGATACCC ATTTGGCGTGTACGTCCCGCTCTGCTGTTTCCACCAGGAAGGGGGGAAGAGCCAAACGGCACCGGCTGACTGTGATTACCCAGCCGACCACCAGCAGACCGATCTAACAGAGACCCCGTTCTTTCGACCACGtgacttcctcttcctgttaAGAGAGAATCTCAGAGAGCAGTTTTCCAGTGCCCCGCACATGCCCACCCACACCTgcccacctcacacacacactcacacaccagagCTGATACGAGCggaggtggaggagctgaagagcGACTTCAATCGACGCATCAAGGAAGTGCTGTTTAACTCACTGTTCAGTGCTTACTACGTAGCCTTCTTGCCTCTCTGCTTCGTAAAG AGTACCCAGTACTATGACATGCGCTGGTCATGTGAGCATCTGATCATGGTGTGGATCAATGCGTTCGTGATGCTGATGAGCCAGCTGCTGCCCCCCAGCTACTGTGACCTGCTCCATCGCTCTGCAGCTCACCTGGGCCGCTGGCAGAAACTGGAGCACGGGTCATACAGCAACGCACCACAGCATGT GTGGTCAGAAAGTACCATTTGGCCTCAGGGGGTGTTGGTACGACACAGTCGATGTCTGTATAAGGCAGTTGGACCCTATAATGTCGCACTGCCCTCTGATGTTTCGCATGCAAGGTTTTAT TTCCTGTTCCACAAGCCATTGCGGATCCTGAACCTGCTGATCTGGATCGAGTCCAGTGTGGTTCTGTACCAGTTATACTCTCTGCTGCGCTCTGAGCGCTGGaaccacactctctctctgggCCTTATTCTCTTCTGCAACTACTATGTCCTTTTTAAACTGCTCCGAGACCGCATTGTGCTGGGCAAAGCCTACTCCTACCCCGTGTCCTCCAATAGTTTGGGGCTTAAGTCGCAGTAA